A stretch of Halopiger aswanensis DNA encodes these proteins:
- a CDS encoding MFS transporter: MIRERIFGVRRIASELWTGGRGWILVGVASGWFLSLGVRLIFPALLPYIRDEFALNFSIIGLLVSTLWVAYALGQFPGGIIGDRIGEGNALVASTVCSGFAIVVVTVSWTLRLLFIATAVFGLSTALFGPARFTILSAIYDEKDGTAIGLTLSAGEAGNAILPVIAGGLATAVSWRAGFGVTVPAFFLVAALIFWTIPSRVSEGNDGYSFSLSTLRYVLDSITDRLILLISSIHFLLFFVYQGFTGFYPTYLVEAKGVSPGVAATLFGWFFVIGILVQPAAGAGGDRLGVRPTLLVVAAVSTIALGILPFVHGTLGLVLVTTVASTLLGSTPLTQTYLVNKLPETVSGTGLGLLRTVYIGLGATGPVVVGAIADRGFFDVAFFGLAAVAAISIVASLSLPKSE; encoded by the coding sequence GTGATTCGTGAGCGAATATTCGGAGTTCGCCGTATTGCCAGCGAACTCTGGACCGGTGGACGGGGATGGATCCTTGTCGGTGTCGCCAGTGGATGGTTCCTCTCTCTCGGGGTGCGCCTGATCTTTCCCGCGCTCTTGCCCTACATCCGCGACGAATTCGCGCTGAACTTTTCCATCATCGGACTCTTGGTTTCTACCCTCTGGGTCGCGTACGCCCTCGGGCAGTTTCCCGGTGGGATCATCGGTGACAGGATCGGAGAAGGAAACGCACTCGTCGCGAGCACTGTCTGCTCCGGATTCGCGATCGTTGTCGTCACCGTCTCTTGGACGTTAAGACTGCTCTTTATAGCCACGGCTGTATTCGGACTTTCGACCGCGCTATTCGGACCCGCCCGGTTCACGATTCTATCCGCGATATACGACGAGAAGGACGGAACTGCGATTGGGTTGACGCTTTCGGCTGGCGAAGCCGGAAACGCCATATTACCGGTTATCGCGGGTGGTCTCGCAACGGCGGTATCGTGGCGCGCCGGATTCGGGGTAACAGTTCCGGCGTTCTTTCTCGTTGCTGCACTCATCTTTTGGACGATTCCCAGTCGAGTATCGGAGGGAAACGACGGGTACTCGTTTTCGCTTTCGACGCTTCGGTACGTTCTCGATTCGATCACGGACCGGTTGATACTGCTCATAAGTAGCATACACTTTTTGTTGTTTTTCGTCTATCAGGGATTCACCGGGTTTTATCCGACCTATCTGGTCGAAGCAAAAGGAGTTTCCCCGGGTGTCGCTGCGACCCTGTTCGGCTGGTTTTTCGTCATCGGCATCCTCGTCCAACCAGCGGCTGGTGCAGGTGGCGATCGACTCGGCGTTCGTCCGACGCTTCTCGTCGTCGCAGCGGTCTCGACGATTGCACTGGGCATCCTTCCGTTCGTTCACGGAACACTCGGACTCGTTCTGGTGACCACGGTTGCGAGTACGCTCCTCGGCTCAACGCCGCTCACGCAAACGTATCTCGTAAACAAACTTCCCGAAACCGTCAGCGGGACCGGACTTGGATTACTCCGGACGGTCTATATCGGTCTCGGCGCAACCGGACCCGTCGTGGTTGGCGCCATCGCCGATCGAGGATTCTTCGACGTCGCGTTCTTCGGTCTTGCCGCCGTCGCCGCGATCAGCATCGTCGCGAGTCTCTCCCTCCCAAAATCTGAATAA
- the ilvC gene encoding ketol-acid reductoisomerase — MTNKEENSFTSPVYYDEDANIEAIKNETVAILGYGSQGHAQAQNLADSGIDVIVGLRENSSSRKEAETDGLRVTTPADAAAAADRIVMLIPDTVQPSVYDDIKAGIEGGNTLQFAHGFNIHYRQIEPQENVDVTMVAPKTPGHLLRRTYKRDEGTPGLLAVYQDASNKAHEKALAYAKAIGCTRAGVIETTFREETETDLFGEQAVLCGGVTELVNAGFETLVDAGYSPEMAYFECLNELKLIVDLMYEGGHMEMLNSVSDTAEYGALTRGEEVINRDAMQRILDEVQTGEFAREWVTENQADRSVYNQRRQTAQNHQIEDVGKRLRELFVWDE; from the coding sequence ATGACTAACAAGGAAGAGAATTCGTTCACGAGTCCCGTGTATTACGATGAAGATGCAAACATAGAGGCTATCAAAAATGAAACAGTTGCAATCCTTGGATACGGAAGCCAAGGCCATGCACAAGCTCAGAACCTTGCGGATAGTGGTATCGATGTGATTGTTGGTCTTCGAGAGAATTCCTCTTCTCGGAAGGAAGCGGAAACAGACGGACTTCGCGTTACTACTCCAGCGGATGCAGCTGCAGCAGCTGACAGAATCGTAATGCTGATTCCAGATACTGTCCAGCCATCTGTCTACGATGATATTAAAGCTGGCATTGAAGGAGGAAACACTCTCCAGTTTGCGCATGGTTTTAACATCCACTATAGGCAAATTGAGCCGCAAGAAAATGTTGACGTTACTATGGTCGCACCAAAAACTCCCGGCCATCTTCTACGGCGAACTTACAAGAGGGATGAGGGCACACCTGGGCTATTAGCAGTCTACCAAGATGCCAGCAATAAAGCCCATGAAAAAGCACTCGCTTATGCCAAAGCGATTGGCTGTACTCGTGCAGGAGTTATTGAGACTACTTTTCGTGAAGAAACAGAGACAGACCTGTTTGGGGAACAAGCCGTCCTTTGTGGTGGCGTAACTGAATTAGTCAATGCTGGCTTCGAAACCCTCGTTGACGCAGGGTATAGTCCAGAGATGGCGTACTTTGAATGTCTGAATGAATTGAAACTCATTGTTGATCTCATGTATGAAGGTGGGCACATGGAAATGTTGAACTCTGTTTCAGACACTGCAGAGTACGGTGCTCTAACGCGTGGTGAAGAGGTTATTAATCGCGATGCGATGCAGAGAATACTCGATGAGGTACAGACTGGGGAATTCGCGCGTGAATGGGTTACGGAGAATCAAGCAGATCGCTCAGTCTACAATCAGCGTCGTCAGACCGCACAGAATCATCAGATTGAGGATGTTGGTAAACGACTACGAGAATTATTTGTTTGGGATGAATAA